The following proteins come from a genomic window of Myroides odoratus DSM 2801:
- a CDS encoding 3-deoxy-D-manno-octulosonic acid transferase, giving the protein MLFLYNLLIHIATAVLHLIALFNKKITLFVQGRKASFAILKQQIQPSDRVFWIHVASLGEYEQGLPIMEKLKQQFPTHKIVLTFFSPSGYEVKKNNTIADATLYLPMDTKSNAQTFLKLVHPEKVFFVKYEYWPNYLNQLKKQQIETYLVSGIFRPNQVFFKWYGGFYRNALHAFTYFFVQNEESRALLASIQLNNSTVVGDTRFDRVSQILENDNTLAFLEELTQGKTQKTIVVGSSWPQDEKIIVDYINQTQDDTLKFVIAPHNIKPEQINQLYQSIEKPKQLHSNYIPGTTNLAQTQVYIIDAYSLLTKAYSYATIAYVGGGFGAGIHNILEAATFGVPILIGPNYKKFQEAKDLIQLGSCIVINNEGDFINNLTKLLTNDTLRCELNHISSTFILSNKDATNKIFNHIFNKLQ; this is encoded by the coding sequence ATGCTATTTCTTTATAATCTACTTATTCATATCGCCACTGCAGTCTTGCATCTGATTGCCTTATTTAATAAAAAGATTACCTTATTTGTTCAAGGACGAAAAGCTTCTTTTGCTATTTTAAAGCAACAGATTCAACCTAGCGATCGCGTCTTTTGGATTCACGTAGCCTCTTTGGGAGAATACGAACAAGGTTTACCAATCATGGAAAAACTGAAGCAACAATTTCCTACACATAAAATTGTTTTAACCTTCTTTTCTCCTTCCGGGTATGAAGTTAAAAAAAATAACACCATCGCTGATGCGACCTTGTATCTTCCTATGGATACAAAAAGCAATGCCCAAACCTTTTTGAAACTCGTTCACCCAGAAAAAGTATTTTTTGTCAAATATGAATATTGGCCGAATTACCTCAATCAACTAAAAAAACAACAAATTGAAACGTACTTGGTTTCTGGTATTTTCAGACCCAATCAGGTATTTTTTAAATGGTATGGTGGTTTTTACAGAAATGCCTTGCATGCCTTCACTTATTTCTTTGTTCAAAATGAAGAATCACGTGCACTTCTTGCCTCTATTCAACTTAACAATAGTACCGTAGTTGGCGATACGCGTTTTGATCGGGTAAGTCAGATTTTAGAAAACGATAATACCTTGGCTTTTTTAGAAGAACTAACACAGGGTAAAACCCAAAAAACAATTGTAGTGGGGAGTTCATGGCCACAAGATGAAAAGATCATCGTTGATTACATCAATCAAACACAGGATGACACCCTCAAATTTGTCATCGCTCCACACAATATTAAACCAGAGCAGATCAATCAACTCTATCAATCCATTGAGAAACCCAAACAACTCCATTCCAACTATATTCCAGGCACGACCAATTTAGCTCAAACGCAGGTCTATATTATTGATGCCTATAGTTTGTTAACTAAAGCGTATAGCTATGCTACAATAGCATATGTTGGTGGGGGTTTTGGAGCAGGTATTCACAACATCTTAGAAGCGGCTACTTTTGGGGTTCCTATTCTAATTGGTCCGAATTACAAGAAGTTTCAAGAAGCCAAAGACTTAATTCAATTAGGCAGTTGTATAGTTATTAACAATGAAGGCGACTTTATCAACAATTTGACCAAGTTATTAACAAATGACACATTACGTTGTGAATTAAACCACATCAGCTCTACCTTTATCCTAAGTAATAAAGATGCGACAAACAAGATATTTAACCACATATTCAATAAGTTACAGTAA